A region of Sugiyamaella lignohabitans strain CBS 10342 chromosome A, complete sequence DNA encodes the following proteins:
- the TAD3 gene encoding Tad3p (Subunit of tRNA-specific adenosine-34 deaminase; forms a heterodimer with Tad2p that converts adenosine to inosine at the wobble position of several tRNAs; GO_component: GO:0005737 - cytoplasm [Evidence IDA] [PMID 14562095]; GO_component: GO:0005634 - nucleus [Evidence IDA] [PMID 14562095]; GO_function: GO:0003824 - catalytic activity [Evidence IEA]; GO_function: GO:0016787 - hydrolase activity [Evidence IEA]; GO_function: GO:0008251 - tRNA-specific adenosine deaminase activity [Evidence IDA] [PMID 10550050]; GO_function: GO:0008270 - zinc ion binding [Evidence IEA]; GO_process: GO:0006400 - tRNA modification [Evidence IDA] [PMID 10550050]; GO_process: GO:0008033 - tRNA processing [Evidence IEA]) yields MWRGNPNAIRNEITSNEVEAMRKHLKSLVQLSKQHAPGELPISTLIVDPETDTVVVSNSDARHSNGNPINHSIMVALYDAAILEAERRRQLSAERSSRSSSLRPDEVNSRASTPSLNVNNINNSQSLNGTTTISCATTTTVTSTTIDNLHNTDLSPPGLMTASSASVSSASTLNTLDQLSPDDKNYLCLNMHVYTTHEPCPMCAMALVHSRIARLIYIKPSPKTGAIEPTSGASYGVHWNKLLNWKYEAWRWQADGYLATDDDKLISSVEDISPDING; encoded by the coding sequence ATGTGGCGTGGAAATCCCAATGCCATCAGAAACGAAATCACTTCCAACGAAGTAGAAGCCATGAGAAAGCATTTAAAGTCATTAGTCCAACTGTCCAAACAGCATGCTCCAGGCGAGCTTCCAATATCAACACTCATAGTCGATCCAGAAACAGACACAGTTGTTGTGTCGAACTCTGATGCCAGGCATTCCAATGGCAATCCCATCAACCACAGTATAATGGTAGCTCTGTACGATGCCGCTATTCTAGAGGccgaaagaagaagacagtTGTCTGCCGAGAGAAGTTCTCGCAGCTCGTCACTACGGCCCGACGAGGTCAACAGTCGAGCCAGTACACCATCTTTGAATGTCaataacatcaacaacagccagtCTTTAAACGGTACCACTACTATTTCATGtgctactaccactacaGTTACGTCAACTACGATCGACAACCTCCACAATACAGACTTGTCACCACCTGGTCTGATGACAGCCTCGTCAGCGTCTgtatcatcagcatccaCCTTAAACACACTCGACCAGCTATCTCCCGACGACAAAAACTACCTCTGTCTGAACATGCACGTCTACACGACCCACGAACCATGCCCCATGTGCGCCATGGCATTGGTCCACTCCCGCATTGCTCGACTCATTTACATCAAACCGAGCCCCAAAACCGGTGCCATCGAGCCCACCAGCGGTGCCTCTTACGGAGTCCACTGGAACAAACTGCTCAACTGGAAATACGAAGCCTGGCGCTGGCAAGCCGACGGCTACCTCGCAACCGACGACGATAAACTCATCTCCTCTGTCGAGGACATCTCCCCCGACATTAACGGCTAA
- the SOD1 gene encoding superoxide dismutase SOD1 (Cytosolic copper-zinc superoxide dismutase; detoxifies superoxide; stabilizes Yck1p and Yck2p kinases in glucose to repress respiration; phosphorylated by Dun1p and enters the nucleus under oxidative stress to promote transcription of stress response genes; human ortholog implicated in ALS; abundance increases under DNA replication stress and during exposure to boric acid; localization of a fraction to the mitochondrial intermembrane space is modulated by the MICOS complex; GO_component: GO:0005737 - cytoplasm [Evidence IEA,IEA]; GO_component: GO:0005829 - cytosol [Evidence IDA] [PMID 11500508]; GO_component: GO:0005758 - mitochondrial intermembrane space [Evidence IEA]; GO_component: GO:0005758 - mitochondrial intermembrane space [Evidence IDA] [PMID 11500508]; GO_component: GO:0005739 - mitochondrion [Evidence IEA]; GO_component: GO:0005739 - mitochondrion [Evidence IDA] [PMID 16823961]; GO_component: GO:0005634 - nucleus [Evidence IDA] [PMID 18977757]; GO_component: GO:0005634 - nucleus [Evidence IDA] [PMID 24647101]; GO_function: GO:0016209 - antioxidant activity [Evidence IEA]; GO_function: GO:0005507 - copper ion binding [Evidence IBA]; GO_function: GO:0046872 - metal ion binding [Evidence IEA,IEA]; GO_function: GO:0016491 - oxidoreductase activity [Evidence IEA]; GO_function: GO:0004784 - superoxide dismutase activity [Evidence IEA,IEA]; GO_function: GO:0004784 - superoxide dismutase activity [Evidence IDA] [PMID 3290902]; GO_function: GO:0008270 - zinc ion binding [Evidence IBA]; GO_process: GO:0001320 - age-dependent response to reactive oxygen species involved in chronological cell aging [Evidence IMP] [PMID 8647826]; GO_process: GO:0006878 - cellular copper ion homeostasis [Evidence IMP] [PMID 8530401]; GO_process: GO:0006882 - cellular zinc ion homeostasis [Evidence IMP] [PMID 11581253]; GO_process: GO:0031505 - fungal-type cell wall organization [Evidence IMP] [PMID 20176017]; GO_process: GO:1901856 - negative regulation of cellular respiration [Evidence IMP] [PMID 23332757]; GO_process: GO:0055114 - oxidation-reduction process [Evidence IEA,IEA]; GO_process: GO:0051091 - positive regulation of sequence-specific DNA binding transcription factor activity [Evidence IMP] [PMID 18977757]; GO_process: GO:0036091 - positive regulation of transcription from RNA polymerase II promoter in response to oxidative stress [Evidence IMP] [PMID 24647101]; GO_process: GO:0050821 - protein stabilization [Evidence IMP,IPI] [PMID 23332757]; GO_process: GO:0019430 - removal of superoxide radicals [Evidence IBA]; GO_process: GO:0006801 - superoxide metabolic process [Evidence IEA]; GO_process: GO:0006801 - superoxide metabolic process [Evidence IMP] [PMID 3290902]), translated as MLGVKWLCLPSSNRLEHPAETPADWTARHVDSSEARGATRSGAAPQPPEAHPLQELNANRAVAVLRGDSDVKGVVHFEQTSEDEYATVSWEITGNDKNALRGFHIHQFGDNTNGCTSAGPHFNPLKKEHGAPEDENRHVGDLGNITTDANGVSKGSKKDLLIKLFGENSIIGRTVVVHAGTDDLGKGGHADSLTTGNAGGRNACGVIGVSN; from the coding sequence ATGCTCGGTGTCAAATGGCTTTGTCTGCCATCGAGCAACCGCCTCGAACACCCCGCGGAAACCCCCGCGGACTGGACTGCCCGACAcgtcgactcgagcgaagcgagaggagccacgaggtctggggcagcgccccagccgccggaggcacacccccttCAAGAATTGAATGCTAACAGAGCAGTCGCTGTTCTCCGTGGAGATTCTGATGTCAAGGGAGTTGTTCACTTTGAACAAACTTCTGAGGACGAATACGCCACTGTTTCGTGGGAAATCACTGGTAACGATAAGAATGCCCTTCGTGGATTCCACATCCACCAATTCGGTGACAACACCAACGGTTGTACCTCTGCTGGTCCTCACTTCAACCCCTTGAAGAAGGAGCACGGTGCTCCCGAGGACGAGAACCGTCACGTTGGTGACTTGGGTAACATCACCACTGATGCCAATGGTGTTTCCAAGGGTTCTAAGAAGGACCTCCTCATTAAGTTGTTTGGTGAGAACTCCATTATTGGCAGAACCGTTGTTGTTCACGCCGGTACTGATGACCTTGGAAAGGGTGGTCACGCCGACTCTCTCACTACTGGTAACGCTGGTGGCAGAAACGCTTGTGGTGTCATTGGTGTTTCCAACTGA
- the IES6 gene encoding Ies6p (Component of the INO80 chromatin remodeling complex; critical for INO80 function; involved in regulation of chromosome segregation and maintenance of normal centromeric chromatin structure; human ortholog INO80C is a member of the human INO80 complex; implicated in DNA repair based on genetic interactions with RAD52 epistasis genes; GO_component: GO:0031011 - Ino80 complex [Evidence IPI] [PMID 24034245]; GO_component: GO:0005634 - nucleus [Evidence IEA,IEA]; GO_component: GO:0005634 - nucleus [Evidence IDA] [PMID 14562095]; GO_function: GO:0003674 - molecular_function [Evidence ND]; GO_process: GO:0006338 - chromatin remodeling [Evidence IMP] [PMID 23207916]; GO_process: GO:0051983 - regulation of chromosome segregation [Evidence IMP] [PMID 23207916]; GO_process: GO:0006355 - regulation of transcription, DNA-templated [Evidence IEA]; GO_process: GO:0006351 - transcription, DNA-templated [Evidence IEA]): MSSASESPSLIEQADFSTVPKPFKSESWKQSNKRYKNLKALVTDEQKRLASLPPSDDKATYFSIEAPPSLRPQKHWCDITGLPGRYKSARHGLRFYNVEIFKAIDEMAPGADQQYLSLRNANVILR; the protein is encoded by the coding sequence ATGTCATCGGCATCAGAATCTCCGTCGCTCATCGAGCAAGCCGACTTCAGCACCGTTCCTAAACCGTTTAAAAGCGAATCATGGAAACAGTCCAACAAGCGATATAAGAATCTGAAAGCACTTGTAACTGACGAACAAAAGAGACTGGCAAGTCTGCCTCCATCTGACGATAAAGCCACATATTTCAGTATTGAGGCACCTCCATCTCTACGACCACAAAAGCATTGGTGCGATATTACCGGATTACCGGGCCGATACAAATCTGCCAGACATGGACTCCGCTTCTACAATGTCGAAATTTTTAAAGCCATTGACGAAATGGCTCCCGGTGCCGACCAGCAGTACCTCAGTCTCAGAAATGCCAATGTCATTCTGAGATAG